The window GGTGCAGGACAACGCCCTTCTCTTCAAACGCGACACGAGCGCATTCCTCAAACTGAGCAACCCGCTGCCATCCCACAAGGTGACCCGTCCTTGGCAGCCCTGAGAACCATCCCTCACTCCTTACTCCGATGAGACTTCATCCAGCAGTGCAAGCGGCGGCAGCGTTCCTGCTTTTCGCCGTCGCGCAGGCCACGGCCGTGACCATCAATTGGGGAAGCCCGGTGCTTTCCTCGACGGTCAATAGCCAAGGCCAGGAAATCGACTCCAGCTATCATGTGGAACTCGGTGCCTTCGCCAATGGCTTCGTCCCCACCGAGCAAAACATGAGCGAGTGGGCCTCGAACTGGCGTACCTTCAGCGTGGCCACCTATGTCGCCGAGTTCGGCAGCTTCACCGGCACGGCGGACTTGGTGGCGGGCGGTGCCAGCAGCGATCCGATGGCGAGCCTGGGGATGAATTTCTCCGACGTGGAGGCCTACGTGTGGATCTTCAATTCAGCGACGATGTCGGCGAACACGGAGTGGTTCCTGGGCCGCAGCGATAGCTGGGTGATGCCGACCGCTCCTCTCGAGACCGATTGCTGCGACGACCGGCTGCCGACGCAGTGGTCGATCTCAGACCTGAGGCCGGGGGATACTCCTGTCTATGGAGGCCAGGGCCAGGTCGCCGGCGCAGGCTCCGCGTCAAATCCGGGGAACTACGACATCCAGACCTACACGGTGCCGGAGACTTCCTCCTTGCTACTTGCGTCGGTGGGTCTGCTCTTCACTTTCTGGCGCCGCCGCCCGGTCTCCTGAACGACTCCACTGCCTGATGTTTTCCCTGCGTGCCCTCGTTGTTCGCCTGATCCTCGTGATGGTTCTCACGAAGGCGATGGAAGCGAGGACGCTGCGGTGGTTCTGCGACGCGCAGACGGTGAATCTCGGCAGTGATGGCACGCCGATGGATGGCGGGTTCCGTTTCGAGGTGGGGGTGTTTGCCTCCGGCTTCACGCCGACTACGGCGAATACGTCGCAGTGGGCCGCGAATTGGAGTGCGGCCCAGCGGACGGTTTACAACGCGACAACGAAGGTCTTCACGAGCCAATACACGGTGACCTCGAATGCCGCGCCTTTCACGGTCGGCGCCGTTGCTTATGTGTGGGGCTTCGGCGGCAGGGCGGGGAATGAGTGGACGCTCTTCCGCGCGACGTCATGGACGTGGCCGCTGTCCGATACGCTGAATCCCACCGCGATCAGCTGGAACGCGAAGGACGCGACACAGGTGGTGGTGGGTTCGATCCATTCGACGGGGACTCCGTTCCTCATGCAATCGTCCGCCGTGACCCATAGCGTGCCGCCTACCTCGACCTATGCGCAGTGGCAGAATGAGGAATTGTCCGGTGTCGCACTGAATGGCCCCGAGGAGGATGCCGATGGTGACGGGATCAAAAACGTTCAGGAATTCGTCTTCGGTACTCGTCCGAAGGTCGCCGACTTGTTGCCGCCGGTAGCGTCCGGGATGGTGGGAAGCGGAGCGGACCGCGCGATTCAGCTCAGCATTCCTCGCCGGCTTGACCGGAGCGCGAGCCTGTCGGTCGAGAGTTCACCAGAGCTTGTCACATGGGGCTCTGCCATGGCGGGTGCAACGGTGGTGAGTAATGGTGCGGAGGCGTGGGTGCTGCGCTTTCCGGTCGGAAGTTCGGACAGGCGGTTCTTCCGGATTGTCTCTGCGCCGGTTCCGTAGTCAGCGGAGACTGCCGGGTTGGGAAAGTTCATTTTCCGCTCTTTCTTTCAAAGGACCGGCGGGGAAGAGGGCGACCCAAGTGGAGGCGCTTTCCCGATCGCGGGACGCCCACTGATTGACCACCGAGATCAAGGCTTCCGTCTGGTTCGATCCTTCGGGAATCTGCTCCAGCACGAGGCGCGCTGCGTTCTCAGGGTCGGTGGCCGACTGGACGATGGCCAGCCGCGTGCACAGCTGCTCGCGTTGCTGACCCGCGGACCGTGCAAGGGTCCAGGCTGCGGCAGCGGAGAAATCCTGTCCGGCCCATTGTTGGACGAGAGTATCGAGTTGCAGGCTCGAGGTTCCGTCGAGGTGGTGGTGCTCATACTTGCGCACCGCTTCGCCCGGATCCGTCTGGGAAATCTGGAAGCAAACGTCTCCGAGTGCGGACGAGCGCTCGGTCATATCGGATAGGCTTGAGGCCCATTGTTCGGCCCGCTCGGGATCGCGGGCAGCAAGTCCCCGGGCAAGCCGCCGGAGGGCTTCGTCGCGAGCCTGTCCGGCGGGAAGCGACTCCGCGAAACGTGCGGCCGCATTCGCGTCGAGCTGCAGCAATTTGGCCATCAACGTGGCAAACGTTTCCCTGTCGAACGATTCGTTGTTTTCAGCATACGTCGCGAGCCGTTCTAACAAGTTCTCGGTGGAGACTGTGCTGGTGGTTCGCTTGTTTACGGATTTCGAAGAGGAAGACGAGCCGTCATGAACCATTCCTGCCGGTGTTGGTTTCTGCCAACAAAGTAGGGTAACACCGAGGAGCAGGCCGATGCCTCCTGCCAATGGGATGATCGGTTTCTTCGTCATGTTTCGTGAATGGCTCGCGTGCGAGTGAGGAGACACCGCCCGGGAAGGCAGGCGGTGTCTCGCATTCGATCTTCGCTTACTGGAGTTTCCAGCGCTGCTGGGGACCACCGCTCCAGCCCCACTGGATCAGTGAGGTGCCATTGGTGGTGGTGCTGGAGCTATCCAGCGATGCGCCGGTTTGCTGGTTCCAGATCTTGTAGGTGCCATCCGATTGGAGGTCCACCCACCAGCGCTGGTTGCCGCCGCGGTTCGGGGTCCACTGGATGATGTTCGTGCCGTTGGCGGTCGATCCACCGGGGACGTCCATGGATTTCCAACTGGCCTGGCTGACGATGTTCCAGGAGTTGTCCGCGTTCTGGCTGAAGTTCCAGATTTGGTTCTGGCTGGGGCCGAGTCCCCAGAGTTTGACGACGCTGTTGTTGGCGGTCAGGCCGGTGGTATCGATGGCCATGTTGTTCATGCCCACGATGGTGTGACGGCCCCAGATGTTGCTGGGAATGCTGACGGGTGTGAATTGCAGCCACGCCGCGGCATCGCAGAAGCGGTTCGTGATGATGTTGTTGTCGTTCGGCGTCTGCTGGGTGAAGTCGCTCCAGGTGATGTTGTAGTCGGTGCGGCGTTTGCTCCAGGCAGCGTTGGCATTGGCGAGGGCCCAGCTGTGATAGGTGCCCCACTGGCGGTTATCCCGGCAGAAGTGTCCGAGGGCACGCGCATACTCGTCCGACCAGGTATTGGTGCCTCCACCGGTCATGATGCCGTTGTTGTACCACGAGGCTCCCTTGACGTAGTCGAGCGCCCTTTTGGCGTCGTCGTAGTACATCACGTTGCCAGTGATCTGGTAGAGGTAGTTCGCGTAGTCGGCGAAGGTGCCCTGGTTGTAGACGTTCCGGCTGGTGTTGACGTTGCCATTGCGGTCGACACCGTTGTAAACCTGACCGTTCGAGGTGTTATAGAGGTGGGAACGAACCCAAGCATAGATCTGGGTTGCCCGGTCGAGGTACCACTGGTCGTGATTGCCCATGTAGATCAGGCAGGCCGCCTTGCCCATGGTGTTGTTAGAGAGCGCCTGCTTGTCGATGGTCTGGCCTGACGGCGTCATGTTCGGCTGCTGCTCCCAGATGCCGCCGCCATTGTACTGGGTATCCCAGCCGCGGGCCCAGGCCATGTCGAAGCAGGGGACGCGGGCATTGTAGAGCAGGTCGGCATTGCCAGTGATGAGATAGCCGCGGGCCAGCATGATGGAAATCCATCCGATGTCGTCGTTCCAGCCGTCCCACTCGTAGCCTGGCGGGAACTTCTGCAGGAAGGTGGTGCAGAGGGCGTTGACGAGGTTCTTGTGAGTGATGCTGCCGGTGCGCTCAAAGGCGTCCTGCGCGATCATGATGTCGATGGCTCCGGTCCAGCCTTCGTCGAAGGTGCTGCCGTTGATCTTGGTCTTGTAGTAGTTGCCGTTCACGAGGAAGGCACTGTTAAAGCCATTGAACATGGTGTCGGCATCACCGGCTCCGATGGCGGAAGCCGGGCTGACAAGGCTGCCGCAGGCGCCGATGGCGAGGGCGGTCAGAAAGGCTCGCGCGGTTCCGCTTTTCCGGGAGCGTGGCATGAGTTCGTTCGCAGGACCGGCCATGGCTCCGCCATGCGCTTCTTTGAATGCGTGTTTCATTACTTGGGTTGTTAGGTGGGTTGGCAATTTCGCGACGATATTGGGTTTGTCGCGAGAGCCATCAGATGCCGACAAGGCAAGATGCCTTGGATGCATCGTGGCTCATCATCAGGCTATGTAATGAATGCCGTGATTGCCTACCTCCCCATGTCGGGAGTTTTACCTGGTACCATCATCGATCACGACGATCGTTGAAACTTGAATTCACCGTGGATGGTGGATCCAAGTTTCAAGGACTCCAAGTAGTGAGAGCTTTGGTAGTCTGAAAGCCTCTGCTTGTCTCCGGCCCCTGTGGGCGCATAGTAGCCGCAAGCTATGAATCCTTCCCCTCGCTTGGTCAGCTATATCGCCATCGGCCTGTCGGTTCTCTCCATCGCGCTCCATTTTACCCCGACATTTGCCGGAGTAAGAATTTCCCTCAATACGCCGGAAAACGCGCTAATTACCTTCGCCAAAGCGGATCGAGGTGGAAGCTTTCGCGACTTGCGGGAACTGGCCAAGGCTTCCCGGACGGAAGAAAAATGGCCCATGGTGGATCCGAAGTCATTGACCGTTTCGAAGGTGGTTCCCATTGAGGATTCGGGCCGCGCCGAAAACAACGGGCAGGTGATGTGCTTCATCAGCTACAAGGGGACGGACGGCGTGCCGAAGTATGAGGTGGTGACGCTGCGCAAGAATTTCCAAGGCAATTTCGGAGTTGGTTATTTCAGAGAATATATCGACAAGCAAACCGAAGGAGACAAGTGGCGCATCGAAGCCAAAGAGGCGTGGGAGTCCCGGGGGGAATTCAATTGAGCGCACCGGAAGGATCGCCATGAGTCGCATCTGCGTCGCTACAGGGGGAGCCTACCGCCGGTAGAGTCCGGTCGCTGTCATCCCTCAAGCACGATGTAGGCGAGGAGCAGTTTGCTTCCAGGTCTATCCGGCGGCGGGGTGGAAGCTTGGATTCCGAGTGTCGGTTTTCCCTCTGCCTCATGGCCGGTCTGGAGACCGGCGCTTCCGGTGGAAACACGCTTCCGCTAAAAAATTAGCAGGGGCATCCCGCTTCAGTCCCTGAGCGAGATGCCCCTGTAACGAACCGGGACAGGAGTGTCCCGGCCACTGTTTACACGGACGAGGTCCCTTTCACGGCAGGCAAATCACCCGAGCTTGCCGTGAGAGGGGAAGATGAACGGGGTCAGTCAACAGTAGTGACCGATCCGTTCATCTGAATCGTCCTATCCAGCATGAAAGTAACATAAGCGAGGCGCTCCAGTCCGAAGGGCGAGTCGCTGAGCAACTCGATCGTCCACTGGCCATCGGAATCGAACACGTTCTTGAACGTGGACACGGAATAGAGATGGTTCACGGGGACCGTCTCGGAAGGATAGTTCTTACCTCCGCCGGGAATCGTGATGCCGGTGGTATTGAGAACCGCCGGGCCCTTGTAGGCTTGGGCGATGATGTTGGAGCCGGGATAGACGTCCGTGACACTGAAGGTCAGGGTCGGCATCTGGAAGCGGACCATCTGGCCGCTCGTGACACCGGTGATGGAGCCATTCGGCACAGGCCAGATCTGGACAAACTGGGATGCCAGTTGCGACGCGGGTGCTTGATAGTCCGCCACCGAGAAGACCGAGTAGCGCTGCTCACCGCGGACCTTCGAGCGATCCGCTCCGGGGATCGAATTGGTGGTGAAGGTGTAGGTGTAGGGAGTGGTCGTGGCATTCTGGGTCAAGGACTGGGTCCCCAGCAGTGTTGCCTGAGTGCGGTCGATGCCCACGCCGGTTCCAGCGGTGCCGTAGGACTGCATGTGCTGGAGAAGGGTTACGCTCTTGGCGCCATCCGGAGCTCCCGCGTCGGCGATCAGGCCCTGGACCGTCACCTTCACGGTGAAGGGCTTGTCAGCCCGTGTCCGTGGAATGGTGGCGTAGGGGTCTTGCGAGGTGATCGTCACCCCGGCGATCGGCGTGTACGTGCTGACGTAGCGAGTATCGAGCAGGTAGCTGACGGGCGGGGTGGTGCCTTTCACGGTCCACAGCTCGAAGCGTGCGCCGCCCGGATTGATGACCAGCGGGGAAAGACTTTCGCCGGAGGCAGCAATGTTTTGCATGTCCCACTGGACCCACTGGCTCTGAGGCTTGCTGGGCTCGATCTGGACCTGGCGGATGTAGTTCGTGAAGGTGGAGCCGGTGGTGGCTGCCATCAGTGGGGATGACAGCAGTCCCATGGCAGCGGAGATGATGAATGGGAGCTTTTTCATGGCTTGGCAGCAGTGGAGGTTGCGAGAGCCGGTGCCTTGCCGGGCACCGCAGCGGTCTTGGGGGCGGGAGGTTCGTAGCGATTCACCGAGATGGGACCTTCCTGATAGGTAGCCACCACAAGGCGTTTCTCCTTGGCAAAGGACTTCACGACTTCCTCGTCCAGCGGTTCTTGGCCCATGGCCTGCGCACGAGAGACGGTGACAGTGCGGATCCAGCCCCGGTTCGCCGCATAGAAATCGATCCATGGGACGAACTTCGATTGTTCCGCGAAGCCGCCCCGGCTCTCAAGCTCCTTGGGGAAGTGCAGCACCGCATTCTTCGGAACGAGCGTGGCGAGGCCGAGGTAGCTGAAGAGATCCGAGCGGGAGAGCAGATCCTGAGGCCGGTTGACGACCGAGGGATCCTCGCCTTCGGGCGGATTGAAGACCGGTGCCGGGGTCTTCTCCCTGGCGATGCGGTTTGCAGCCACGATGTCATCGTGGGTGGGCACATCGGTCATTGGCTGGCGTGCAGGCGCTGGTGTCTGTGCAGAAGCGAGCGGAATCAGAATCCCGGCAACCGCACCCAGAACGATCATTGGCGATCTCATGGTGTTCGTGGAGTTGGGGTTGGCGGATTACTTGGTGCGGAAGGTGCAAAGGA is drawn from Luteolibacter sp. Y139 and contains these coding sequences:
- a CDS encoding PEP-CTERM sorting domain-containing protein, translated to MRLHPAVQAAAAFLLFAVAQATAVTINWGSPVLSSTVNSQGQEIDSSYHVELGAFANGFVPTEQNMSEWASNWRTFSVATYVAEFGSFTGTADLVAGGASSDPMASLGMNFSDVEAYVWIFNSATMSANTEWFLGRSDSWVMPTAPLETDCCDDRLPTQWSISDLRPGDTPVYGGQGQVAGAGSASNPGNYDIQTYTVPETSSLLLASVGLLFTFWRRRPVS
- a CDS encoding RICIN domain-containing protein, which codes for MKHAFKEAHGGAMAGPANELMPRSRKSGTARAFLTALAIGACGSLVSPASAIGAGDADTMFNGFNSAFLVNGNYYKTKINGSTFDEGWTGAIDIMIAQDAFERTGSITHKNLVNALCTTFLQKFPPGYEWDGWNDDIGWISIMLARGYLITGNADLLYNARVPCFDMAWARGWDTQYNGGGIWEQQPNMTPSGQTIDKQALSNNTMGKAACLIYMGNHDQWYLDRATQIYAWVRSHLYNTSNGQVYNGVDRNGNVNTSRNVYNQGTFADYANYLYQITGNVMYYDDAKRALDYVKGASWYNNGIMTGGGTNTWSDEYARALGHFCRDNRQWGTYHSWALANANAAWSKRRTDYNITWSDFTQQTPNDNNIITNRFCDAAAWLQFTPVSIPSNIWGRHTIVGMNNMAIDTTGLTANNSVVKLWGLGPSQNQIWNFSQNADNSWNIVSQASWKSMDVPGGSTANGTNIIQWTPNRGGNQRWWVDLQSDGTYKIWNQQTGASLDSSSTTTNGTSLIQWGWSGGPQQRWKLQ